One genomic window of Eggerthella timonensis includes the following:
- a CDS encoding NusG domain II-containing protein yields the protein MKRRARKAELLFIAAVLAVALGGFALAHAVGDGDPEGHAVATIARDGALIDTIDLDAVDEPYTLRLDDERGVNVVAVEPGRIRVVEADCPDEVCVHTGWIDSAATPIACVPHGLTITVAREGGASDGLDAVAR from the coding sequence ATGAAGCGCCGAGCGAGAAAAGCCGAGCTGCTGTTCATCGCCGCCGTGCTGGCCGTGGCCCTCGGCGGGTTCGCGCTGGCGCATGCCGTCGGCGATGGCGACCCCGAAGGCCATGCCGTGGCCACCATCGCGCGCGACGGCGCGCTGATCGACACCATCGACCTCGACGCCGTGGACGAGCCCTACACGTTGCGGCTCGACGACGAGCGCGGCGTGAACGTGGTGGCGGTGGAGCCGGGACGCATCCGCGTCGTCGAAGCCGACTGCCCCGACGAGGTGTGCGTGCACACGGGCTGGATCGACAGCGCCGCCACGCCCATCGCATGCGTGCCGCACGGGCTGACCATCACCGTCGCGCGCGAAGGGGGTGCCTCCGATGGCCTCGACGCCGTGGCGCGCTAG
- a CDS encoding SDR family oxidoreductase: MGIYVITGASSGIGAKTAEILREHGHEVVNIDLNGGDINANLATKEGRAGAIAELHERFPDGIDAMICNAGVSGGKVPISLIISLNYFGATEMARGVFDLLEKKGGSCVVTSSNSIAQGAARMDVAGMLNNHADEDRILELVKNVDPAIGHVYYASTKYALARWVRRMSPDWGSRGVRLNAIAPGNVRTAMTSNMLPEQRAAMEAIPVPTHYGEEPLMDPIEIANAMAFIASPEASGINGVVLFVDGGTDALLNSEKVY; the protein is encoded by the coding sequence ATGGGCATCTACGTCATCACCGGCGCCTCGAGCGGCATCGGCGCGAAGACGGCCGAAATCCTGCGCGAGCACGGCCACGAAGTGGTGAACATCGACCTCAACGGCGGCGACATCAACGCCAACCTTGCCACGAAGGAAGGACGAGCGGGCGCCATCGCCGAGCTGCACGAGCGGTTCCCCGACGGCATCGACGCCATGATCTGCAACGCGGGCGTGTCGGGCGGCAAAGTGCCCATATCGCTCATCATCTCGCTCAACTACTTCGGCGCCACCGAGATGGCGCGCGGCGTGTTCGACCTGCTGGAGAAGAAGGGCGGCAGCTGCGTGGTCACCTCGTCGAACTCCATCGCCCAGGGCGCGGCGCGCATGGACGTGGCCGGCATGCTGAACAACCATGCCGACGAGGACCGCATCCTCGAGCTGGTGAAGAACGTCGATCCCGCCATCGGCCACGTGTATTACGCGTCGACGAAGTATGCGCTGGCCCGCTGGGTGCGGCGCATGAGCCCCGACTGGGGTTCGCGCGGCGTGCGCCTGAACGCGATCGCGCCGGGCAACGTGCGCACCGCCATGACGTCCAACATGCTGCCCGAGCAGCGCGCCGCCATGGAGGCCATCCCCGTTCCCACCCACTACGGCGAAGAGCCGCTCATGGACCCCATCGAGATCGCGAACGCCATGGCGTTCATCGCCAGTCCCGAGGCCAGCGGCATCAACGGCGTGGTCCTGTTCGTGGACGGCGGCACCGACGCCCTGCTCAATTCCGAGAAAGTCTACTAG
- a CDS encoding FAD:protein FMN transferase gives MVIACALVGAVGAGLAGCAAGGGEADGAGAHAATATRAFTAMDTGMTLTVHAADQAAADEAADACQQRVRELDTLLAPDGDGSELARANAAGGAAVAVSASVGALVEAALDAARETGGAFDPTVYPLTDAWGFTDGAHRVPSPEEIATLRARVGYAAVQVDGAAGTLTLDGGAQIDVGGVAKGFAADELSALLRERGVASALFDLGGNVTAFGAKPDGSPWKVGIADPSAPDQLAGTLAVQDVTVSTSGAYQRFFDEGGTRYHHLLDPATGYPAASDLASVSVIGPNGTRCDALSTACYVLGADGALDLWRAASGEDAFELVLIANDGSVRVTEGIAASFSPAAEYADRVSVEERP, from the coding sequence GTGGTGATTGCGTGCGCACTCGTCGGCGCGGTGGGCGCGGGGCTGGCCGGCTGCGCGGCGGGCGGCGGCGAAGCCGACGGGGCGGGCGCGCATGCAGCGACGGCCACGCGCGCGTTCACGGCCATGGACACCGGCATGACCCTCACCGTGCACGCCGCCGACCAGGCCGCGGCCGACGAGGCGGCGGACGCTTGCCAGCAGCGCGTGCGCGAACTGGATACGCTGTTGGCGCCCGACGGGGATGGCAGCGAGCTTGCGCGCGCGAACGCCGCGGGCGGCGCGGCGGTGGCCGTGTCCGCATCGGTCGGCGCGCTCGTCGAAGCGGCGCTCGACGCGGCGCGCGAGACGGGCGGCGCGTTCGACCCCACGGTGTACCCGCTGACGGACGCCTGGGGATTCACCGACGGCGCGCATCGCGTGCCCTCCCCCGAGGAGATCGCGACGCTGCGTGCGCGCGTGGGCTACGCCGCCGTGCAGGTGGACGGGGCGGCGGGCACGCTCACGCTGGACGGCGGCGCGCAGATCGACGTCGGCGGCGTGGCCAAGGGCTTCGCTGCCGACGAGCTGTCCGCGCTGCTGCGCGAACGCGGCGTGGCATCGGCGCTGTTCGACCTCGGCGGCAACGTGACCGCCTTCGGCGCGAAGCCCGACGGCAGCCCCTGGAAGGTGGGCATCGCCGACCCGAGCGCCCCCGACCAGCTGGCGGGCACGCTCGCGGTGCAGGACGTCACCGTGTCCACGTCGGGCGCCTACCAGCGCTTCTTCGACGAGGGCGGCACGCGCTACCATCACCTGCTCGACCCCGCCACCGGCTACCCCGCCGCCTCCGACCTCGCATCCGTGAGTGTGATCGGCCCGAACGGGACGCGCTGCGACGCGCTTTCCACCGCGTGCTACGTGCTGGGGGCGGACGGCGCGCTCGACCTGTGGCGCGCGGCGAGCGGCGAGGACGCGTTCGAGCTCGTGCTGATCGCGAACGACGGAAGCGTGCGCGTCACCGAGGGCATCGCCGCGTCGTTCTCCCCTGCCGCGGAATACGCCGACCGCGTGAGCGTCGAGGAGCGGCCATGA
- a CDS encoding Gx transporter family protein encodes MASTPWRASTASSTSLRVCRCALLAALALALTALESLIPVPVPVPGMKLGIANIVTVAAAFWLGPVDAAVVLGVRIVLAAFLTGQLATLPFSLAGGACALAVTLAFVRFSSMERVRLCAMAAAVAHNIGQIAVAIVVTGTPEIAFYLPVLLMVGVGAGFLTGTVAQAVLERLPHSSAVPVRARPGAGPTVSAACEPPTERPRRA; translated from the coding sequence ATGGCCTCGACGCCGTGGCGCGCTAGCACCGCGTCCTCCACGAGCCTGCGCGTCTGCCGCTGCGCGCTGCTGGCGGCGCTCGCCCTGGCGCTGACCGCGCTCGAATCGCTCATTCCCGTGCCGGTTCCCGTTCCGGGCATGAAGCTGGGCATCGCGAACATCGTGACGGTGGCGGCCGCGTTCTGGTTGGGGCCCGTCGACGCGGCGGTGGTGCTGGGCGTGCGCATCGTGCTGGCGGCGTTCCTCACCGGGCAGCTGGCCACGCTGCCGTTCAGCCTGGCGGGCGGCGCCTGCGCACTGGCGGTGACGCTCGCCTTCGTCCGTTTCTCCTCGATGGAGCGCGTGCGGCTCTGCGCCATGGCGGCCGCCGTGGCGCACAACATCGGGCAGATCGCCGTTGCCATCGTGGTTACCGGCACGCCCGAAATCGCATTCTACCTGCCTGTTCTTCTGATGGTGGGCGTGGGTGCGGGCTTTCTCACGGGCACGGTCGCACAGGCGGTGCTCGAGCGGCTCCCGCACTCGAGCGCGGTGCCCGTCCGCGCCCGGCCGGGTGCGGGCCCAACCGTATCCGCAGCATGCGAGCCGCCTACCGAGCGGCCGCGCCGAGCATGA